In Aegilops tauschii subsp. strangulata cultivar AL8/78 chromosome 3, Aet v6.0, whole genome shotgun sequence, one genomic interval encodes:
- the LOC109732645 gene encoding uncharacterized protein, with the protein MAPTSLQRPRKPRCPSHAMLSLSPALLSLLLLVPFLYLLIHRSACSPPFSNLTTARRSSSSVSGFAGDLRDIEFSWNHLPFMSSKPPPAKLKIAVFSRKWPVATAPGGMERHAHTLHTALAARGHRVHVFTSPPPHTEAAPSPSADGPQLHFLDGTPGQWRCDEAWKLYEAEGDNDPFDVIHSESVAVFHRYARGVPNLVVSWHGISLEALHSGIYQDLARGEDEPMSPAFNQSLSQSVHRVLSEVRFFRSYAHQVAISDSTGEMLRDVYQIPGRRVHVILNGVDEAQFTPDTELGRAFREEIGLPKSADLVLGVSGRLVKDKGHPLLYEAFSKLALRHPNVYLLVAGKGPWESRYMDLGRNAKVLGAVPPGKLRAFYNALDVFVDPTLRPQGLDLTLMEAMQCGKPVVATRFPSIKGSIVVDEEFGHMFAPNVESLLESLEAVVQDGARRAAERGRACREYARSMFAATKMALAYERLFLCVKNETFCAYPSEFD; encoded by the coding sequence ATGGCTCCAACCTCCCTGCAGAGGCCGAGGAAGCCGAGgtgcccctcccacgccatgctCTCGCTCTCCCCTgccctcctctccctcctcctcctcgtcccctTCCTCTACCTCCTCATCCACCGTTCCGCGTGCTCCCCGCCCTTCAGCAACCTCACGACCGCCAGGCGCTCATCCTCGAGCGTCAGCGGCTTCGCCGGAGACCTTCGCGACATCGAGTTCTCGTGGAACCACCTGCCCTTCATGTCGTCGAAGCCGCCCCCCGCCAAGCTCAAGATCGCCGTGTTCTCGCGGAAGTGGCCCGTGGCCACGGCCCCCGGCGGCATGGAGCGGCACGCGCACACGCTGCACACGGCGCTCGCCGCGCGGGGCCACCGCGTCCACGTGttcacctcgcctccgccgcatACCGAGGCCGCGCCCTCGCCCTCCGCCGATGGGCCTCAGCTGCATTTCCTTGACGGCACCCCCGGCCAGTGGCGGTGCGACGAGGCGTGGAAGCTGTACGAGGCCGAGGGCGACAACGATCCATTCGACGTCATCCACTCCGAGAGCGTGGCGGTGTTCCACCGGTACGCGCGCGGCGTGCCCAACCTGGTCGTGTCGTGGCACGGAATCTCCCTGGAGGCGCTGCACTCGGGTATCTACCAGGACCTCGCCCGCGGCGAGGATGAGCCCATGTCGCCGGCGTTCAACCAGAGCCTGTCGCAGTCGGTGCACCGGGTGCTGTCCGAGGTGCGCTTCTTCCGGAGCTACGCGCACCAGGTGGCCATCAGCGACTCCACCGGGGAGATGCTCCGCGACGTGTACCAGATCCCCGGCCGCCGCGTGCACGTAATCCTGAACGGCGTGGACGAGGCGCAGTTCACTCCGGACACGGAGCTCGGCCGCGCCTTCAGGGAAGAGATCGGGCTCCCCAAGAGCGCCGACCTCGTGCTCGGCGTGTCCGGGAGGCTCGTCAAGGACAAGGGCCACCCACTGCTCTACGAGGCCTTCTCCAAGCTCGCCCTCCGCCACCCGAACGTGTACCTCCTCGTTGCCGGCAAGGGGCCGTGGGAGTCGAGGTACATGGACCTGGGACGCAACGCCAAGGTGCTTGGCGCGGTGCCGCCCGGGAAGCTCAGGGCGTTCTACAACGCGCTGGACGTGTTCGTGGACCCGACGCTGCGGCCGCAGGGCCTGGACCTGACGCTCATGGAGGCGATGCAATGCGGCAAGCCGGTGGTGGCCACGCGGTTCCCGAGCATCAAGGGAAGCATCGTGGTGGACGAGGAGTTCGGCCACATGTTCGCGCCCAACGTGGAGTCGCTGCTGGAGAGTCTGGAGGCTGTGGTGCAGGATGGCGCCCGGCGCGCCGCGGAGCGCGGCCGGGCGTGCAGGGAGTACGCCAGGTCCATGTTCGCGGCCACCAAGATGGCACTAGCGTACGAGAGGCTCTTCCTTTGTGTCAAGAACGAGACCTTCTGTGCGTACCCTTCTGAGTTTGATTAG
- the LOC109732648 gene encoding uncharacterized protein: MLRLRAFRPTSDKVVKIQLHPTHPWLVTADANDRVSVWDWEHRQVIYELKAGGVDERRLVGVKLEKLAEGETDSKGKPTEAIRGGSVKQVSFYDDDVRFWQHWRNCSAASEAPTAVNQQSSAFSAPAPSTRGRHFVVICCENKAIFLDLVTMRGRDVPKQELDNKSLLCMEFLSRSSSSDAPLVAFGASDGVIRVLSMMTWKLVRRYTGGHKGAISCLMTFMSAAGEVHLVSGGSDGLLVLWSADHIHDSRELVPKISLKAHDGGVVAVELSRVMGSAPQLITIGADKTLAIWDTVTFKEIRRIKPVPKLACHSVASWCHPRAPNLDILTCVKDSHIWAIEHPTYSALTRPLCELSSLVPPQALAQHKKLRVYCMVAHPLQPHLVATGTNIGIILSEFDPRALPAVAPLPALTESKEHSAVYIVERELKLLNFQLSNTANPSLGSASEAGRSRSESIDQLIVKQSKKHISTPAPHDSYSILSASSSGKYVAVVWPDIPSFVVYKASDWSVVDSGTGKLFAWDSCRDRYALVESALAPRMPLIVKGGSSKKAKEAAAAAAQAAAAAASAASSATVQVRILLDDGTAHVLQRSIDGRSEPVVGLHGGALLGVTYRTSRRISPLTATAISTVQSMPLSGFGGSGSSFASDDPFSSREGPPQNFQLYSWETYQPVSGLLAQPEWTVWDQTVEYCAFAYQQYIVISSLRPQFRYLGDVSIPSATGAVWHRRQLFVATPTTIECVFVDAGVAAIDIETKKRKEEMKAREAQGRAVADHGDLALITVEGPQVTASEKISLRPPMLQVVRLASFQHAPSIPPFIVPKQSKLNGDDSVFLKELDDRRYSEVAVAGGGVSVAVTRFPPEQKRPIGPLVLVGVRDGVLWLVDRYMCAHALSLSHPGIRCRCLAAYGDPVSAVKWATRLGREHHDDLAQFMLGMGYATEALHLPGISKRLEFDLAMQSKDLKRALACLLTMSNSRDVGQETTATDVTQILNLAVAKQAKQESLADAVQGIVKFVKEFFDLIDAADATGQAEIAREVLKRLAAAASVKGALHGQTLRGLALRLANHGELTRLSGLVANLITAGHGREAAFAAAVLGDNALMEKAWQDTGMLAEAVLHAQAHGRPSLRSSVITWNKMLQKELDHTPTVKTDAAAAFLASLEDPKLTSLGETEKKPPIEILPPGMPPLSAPPIIIKKAAAKPGLPNAAPTPTAGAPMNQGTPMAQGTPMNHSTPMAQGTPVAQGAPMAQAPPAPAQSTDEVKPSEATTAPDNVEATAATSNAEATAAPGTAEATEAPVPGPTSSSPDAADAPAPAPAPAADSSGTDALAVTPSDSTNDAPSTKEPETQDKPPSTEASPSPPPSISAV, encoded by the exons ATGCTCCGCCTCAGGGCGTTCCGGCCGACGAGCGACAAGGTGGTGAAGATCCAGCTCCACCCCACTCACCCCTGGCTCGTCACCGCCGACGCCAATGACCGCGTCTCGGTCTGGGACTGGGAGCACCGCCAG GTGATCTATGAGCTGAAGGCGGGTGGCGTCGATGAACGAAGGCTGGTTGGTGTGAAGCTTGAGAAGCTCGCCGAGGGAGAAACTG ATTCTAAAGGAAAGCCCACTGAGGCAATTCGAGGCGGAAG TGTAAAGCAGGTTTCTTTTTATGATGACGATGTACGCTTTTGGCAACATTGGCGCAATTGCTCTGCTGCTAGCGAGGCTCCAACTGCAGTTAATCAACAATCGTCCGCTTTCAGTGCACCTGCACCATCTACAAGAGGAAGACATTTTGTTGTTATTTGTTGTGAGAACAAAGCAATATTTTTGGACTTAGTGACTATGCGTGGCCGCGATGTTCCTAAGCAAGAGCTTGACAACAAGTCACTTTTATG TATGGAGTTCCTCTCCAGGTCATCTTCTAGTGATGCCCCTCTTGTTGCATTCGGGGCATCCGATGGTGTGATTAGAGTTCTCTCAATGATGACATGGAAG CTTGTGAGAAGGTATACTGGTGGACATAAAGGAGCAATATCTTGCTTAATGACATTCATGTCTGCAGCTGGCGAG GTACATTTAGTTTCTGGTGGTAGTGATGGCCTGCTGGTATTATGGAGCGCTGATCATATCCATGACTCTCGGGAACTTGTACCTAAGATTAGTTTGAAG GCTCACGATGGAGGGGTGGTTGCGGTTGAACTTTCAAGGGTAATGGGAAGTGCTCCACAGCTCATTACAATAGGGGCTGATAAAACTTTAGCCATATGGGATACCGTTACATTCAAG GAAATAAGGCGCATTAAACCAGTACCTAAACTTGCCTGCCATAGTGTTGCATCTTGGTGCCACCCTCGTGCACCAAACCTTGATATTCTGACTTGTGTCAAGGACTCCCATATTTG GGCCATAGAACATCCGACTTATTCTGCTTTAACAAGACCACTCTGCGAATTGTCCTCGCTTGTTCCTCCACAAGCCCTTGCACAGCATAAGAAACTGAGG GTTTACTGCATGGTGGCACATCCCTTGCAACCACATCTTGTTGCTACTGGAACAAACATCGGTATTATTTTAAGTGAGTTCGATCCAAGAGCACTACCGGCTGTTGCTCCTCTACCAGCACTGACAGAAAGCAAGGAACACTCTGCTGTTTACATTGTTGAAAGAGAACTTAAGTTGCTGAATTTCCAATTGTCAAACACAGCAAACCCGTCCCTTGGAAGTGCATCTGAAGCAGGAAGATCAAGGAGTGAATCTATAGATCAGCTGATAGTTAAGCAAAGCAAGAAGCATATCAGCACACCCGCTCCTCATGATTCATATTCAATTCTTTCAGCTAGCAGTTCTGGAAA GTATGTTGCAGTTGTATGGCCAGACATTCCTTCATTCGTTGTGTACAAAGCTAGTGATTGGTCAGTTGTTGATTCAGGCACGGGAAAACTTTTTGCATGGGACAGCTGTCGCGACAGATATGCTTTGGTCGAGAGTGCATTGGCTCCAAGGATGCCACTTATTGTGAAAGGTGGTTCCTCTAAAAAGGcaaaagaagcagctgcagcaGCAGCTCAAGCAGCAGCTGCAGCTGCTAGTGCTGCTTCTTCAGCCACAGTACAAGTTCGCATTTTGTTAGATGATGGAACAGCTCATGTTCTGCAGAGATCCATTGACGGCCGTAGTGAACCG GTCGTTGGCTTGCATGGTGGTGCTCTGCTTGGTGTTACATACCGAACATCTCGTAGAATCAGTCCTTTGACGGCCACTGCTATATCAACTGTTCAATCAATGCCCCTATCAGGCTTCGGAGGAAGTGGATCATCTTTTGCTTCGGATGACCCATTTTCCTCCAGAGAAGGGCCGCCCCAAAATTTCCAGTTATACAG CTGGGAGACCTATCAGCCCGTAAGCGGCTTACTTGCACAACCTGAATGGACTGTGTGGGACCAAACTGTTGAATATTGTGCATTTGCTTATCAGCAGTACATTGTAATTTCTTCCCTGCGACCTCAGTTTAGGTATCTTGGGGATGTTTCAATTCCTTCTGCTACTGGTGCTGTTTGGCATCGTAGACAGTTGTTTGTGGCTACACCAACAACCATCGA GTGCGTCTTTGTTGATGCTGGAGTTGCTGCCATTGATATTGAGACAAAAAAGAGGAAAGAAGAAATGAAAGCAAGAGAAGCTCAGGGTCGAGCAGTTGCagaccatggagatttggctcTTATCACAGTCGAAGGTCCCCAGGTCACTGCAAGTGAAAAAATATCATTAAGACCTCCTATGTTGCAG GTTGTTCGTTTAGCCTCCTTTCAGCATGCTCCGTCGATACCACCGTTTATAGTGCCGAAGCAATCCAAATTAAATGGGGATGATTCAGTATTCCTGAAAGAATTGGATGATAGAAGATATTCTGAAGTGGCTGTTGCTGGAGGAGGGGTATCGGTTGCAGTAACTCGCTTTCCTCCTGAGCAGAAAAGACCTATTGGGCCACTTGTCCTGGTTGGTGTCAGAGACGGAGTTCTGTGGCTCGTTGACAG GTATATGTGTGCACATGCCTTGTCTCTCAGCCATCCCGGTATTAGATGTCGGTGCCTTGCAGCATATGGAGATCCAGTTAGTGCTGTCAAATG GGCTACTAGACTTGGCCGAGAGCACCATGATGACCTTGCTCAATTTATGCTTGGAATGGGCTATGCTACTGAAGCACTTCATTTACCTGGAATATCCAAGAG GTTGGAATTCGATCTTGCAATGCAAAGCAAGGACTTGAAAAGAGCACTTGCATGTCTACTGACAATGAGCAATAGCCGAGACGTGGGACAAGAAACTACTGCTACTGATGTTACGCAGATTCTCAATTTAGCAGTAGCTAAGCAGGCTAAGCAAGAAAGTCTTGCAGATGCCGTGCAGGGAATAGTGAAATTTGTCAAGGAGTTTTTTGACCTTATTGATGCCGCAGATGCCACCGGCCAGGCTGAAATTGCTCGTGAAGTTCTGAAGAGATTAGCTGCGGCAGCTTCTGTAAAGGGAGCTCTGCATGGGCAAACCTTACGAGGTCTGGCACTACGTCTTGCAAACCATGGGGAACTTACTAgactatcg GGTTTAGTGGCCAATTTGATTACAGCTGGCCATGGACGTGAAGCAGCATTTGCAGCTGCAGTTCTGGGTGATAATGCCCTCATGGAGAAAGCATGGCAAGACACAGGAATGCTGGCTGAGGCCGTTTTACATGCTCAA GCCCATGGTCGTCCATCGTTAAGGAGCTCAGTCATAACATGGAACAAGATGCTACAAAAGGAGCTGGATCACACGCCAACCGTAAAAACCGATGCTGCAGCAGCATTCTTGGCTTCTCTTGAGGACCCGAAGCTCACTAGTTTGGGAGAAACTGAGAAAAAACCACCAATTGAAATACTTCCGCCTGGAATGCCGCCTCTATCTGCACCTCCCATTATTATTAAAAAGGCTGCTGCAAAACCTGGGCTTCCTAATGCCGCACCGACCCCAACTGCAGGTGCTCCCATGAATCAAGGCACCCCAATGGCTCAAGGTACTCCCATGAATCACAGCACCCCAATGGCCCAAGGTACTCCCGTGGCTCAAGGTGCCCCCATGGCTCAAGCCCCTCCTGCTCCGGCACAAAGCACCGATGAGGTAAAGCCATCGGAGGCTACAACAGCTCCTGACAATGTGGAGGCTACAGCAGCTACCAGCAATGCCGAAGCTACTGCAGCCCCTGGTACTGCGGAAGCTACAGAAGCTCCGGTTCCAGGCCCAACAAGTAGCAGTCCTGACGCTGCTGATGCTCCAGCTCCAGCTCCTGCTCCAGCAGCTGATTCCAGTGGCACTGATGCACTTGCTGTTACTCCCAGTGATTCTACAAATGATGCACCTTCTACCAAGGAACCAGAGACACAAGATAAACCACCTTCAACAGAGGCGTCGCCATCACCTCCACCCAGTATTTCTGCTGTATAA